One Fontisphaera persica DNA window includes the following coding sequences:
- a CDS encoding aspartate-semialdehyde dehydrogenase encodes MRNNLHVAVVGATGAVGVEMVKTLERRNFPVARLTLLASARSVGKKLKYRGEEVPVTELKRDSFKGVDIALFSAGSSISKEFAPLAAADGCVVVDNSSCFRMDDQVPLVVPEINAADVKWHKGIIANPNCTTAITLMALYPLHAAFGCTRIFASSYQAVSGTGAKAIEELRRQINQIVRGEPVTKEVYPHQIAFNVLPHVDSFLANGYTKEEMKMQNEGRKIMHHPAFRASVTCVRVPVYRAHSVAVSAEFEKPVTVAAAREVLLKAPGLDVVDDPENKKYPMPLFTAEKDNCEVGRLRQDCALDNGLCFWVSGDQLLKGAALNAVQIAEELLKL; translated from the coding sequence ATGCGCAATAATCTACATGTTGCCGTGGTCGGCGCGACGGGTGCCGTCGGCGTCGAGATGGTGAAAACTTTGGAACGCCGCAATTTTCCAGTGGCCAGGCTGACGCTGCTGGCCTCGGCCCGTTCCGTGGGCAAAAAGTTGAAATACCGCGGCGAAGAGGTGCCGGTAACCGAACTGAAGCGGGATTCCTTCAAAGGGGTGGATATTGCGTTGTTCAGCGCCGGCAGCAGCATCTCGAAGGAATTTGCGCCGCTGGCTGCTGCGGATGGCTGTGTGGTGGTGGACAACTCGAGCTGCTTCCGCATGGATGATCAGGTCCCGCTGGTGGTGCCGGAAATCAATGCCGCCGACGTCAAGTGGCACAAGGGCATCATTGCCAACCCCAATTGCACCACGGCCATCACGTTGATGGCCTTGTATCCGCTGCATGCGGCGTTTGGGTGCACCCGCATCTTTGCCTCCAGTTACCAGGCGGTCTCCGGCACTGGCGCGAAGGCCATCGAAGAACTCCGCCGGCAGATAAATCAAATTGTCCGCGGCGAGCCGGTCACCAAAGAAGTTTATCCTCATCAAATTGCCTTCAATGTGCTGCCCCATGTGGACTCCTTCCTGGCCAATGGCTACACCAAGGAGGAAATGAAGATGCAGAATGAGGGCCGGAAAATCATGCATCACCCCGCTTTCCGCGCCAGTGTGACCTGTGTGCGCGTGCCGGTGTATCGGGCCCATTCCGTGGCCGTCAGCGCGGAATTTGAGAAGCCGGTCACGGTGGCGGCAGCGCGCGAAGTGCTGCTCAAGGCGCCCGGCCTGGATGTGGTGGATGATCCCGAAAACAAGAAATACCCCATGCCGTTGTTCACCGCCGAGAAGGATAATTGCGAAGTGGGCCGTCTGCGTCAGGACTGCGCTCTGGACAACGGCCTCTGCTTCTGGGTCTCCGGTGACCAACTGTTGAAAGGCGCCGCCTTGAACGCAGTGCAGATTGCCGAGGAGTTGCTGAAGCTCTAG
- a CDS encoding NADH-quinone oxidoreductase subunit A, translated as MGKTYYLDLVYLAAFAFGGLLFALAPVILGKLLSARHTRQSANKTGQFVECGMDPIGDAWIRYSAVYYLYALIFVAFAVDVLFLIPVALVYDREFAWRDLVEVLIFVGILSLVIVYAWKKGIFEWTRKSNVPKS; from the coding sequence ATGGGAAAAACTTATTATCTCGACCTGGTGTACCTGGCGGCCTTCGCCTTCGGGGGGCTGTTGTTTGCCCTGGCGCCAGTCATCCTGGGGAAACTGCTTTCCGCCCGCCACACCCGTCAATCGGCAAATAAGACCGGCCAGTTTGTCGAGTGCGGCATGGACCCCATTGGCGACGCCTGGATTCGGTACAGCGCCGTTTACTATTTATATGCCTTGATTTTTGTCGCCTTCGCCGTGGACGTGTTGTTTCTCATTCCCGTCGCCCTGGTCTATGACCGGGAATTCGCGTGGCGGGACCTGGTGGAGGTGTTGATTTTTGTGGGCATCTTGTCGCTGGTCATTGTGTATGCTTGGAAGAAAGGAATCTTCGAATGGACTCGGAAGTCCAATGTTCCCAAATCGTGA